Part of the Gilliamella sp. wkB7 genome is shown below.
GCATCACCACTACCAATTGATCCTTCGATAGCATTAACACCATGTTTTTTAATGCAAGTTTTGGCTAATAATTGATATTTTGAATCGGCTTCAAATGCAACCGGACAACCGGACATTTGTCCAGGCTTATAACCAAAAGCGGTTAAGTCAACATCATGATAAAATACATCTTTTGACACAATAATATCGCCAATATTAAGTTCAGAAGAGAGTCCTCCTGCTGATCCCGTATTGATTACAGCATCAACTTTATAATTATTTAATAATAAAGTAGTACCAGATGCCGCAGCTACTTTACCAATACCAGATTGCAGTAAAACAATTTCACAATTTGCGATTTGTCCAAGATGAAAGTCGTACTCTAAATGGCGTTCTACATGGTAATGGGTTATTTTGCTTTTAAGTATAGCAACTTCTTCTTCCATTGCGGCAATAATGGCAATTTTCATTTGATCCTCTTGGTTTACAATAAGTAACTTGAATTTAGTTGTGCTATCATAATTGCTATAAACAAACTTGACAATATTTTAATATAACGGAGCAAACAAAGTTGCAAACGATTTTTATTACGGGTTGTTCTAGTGGGATTGGCTTAATTTCAGCGATTGCCCTTAAAAAACGTGGATATCGTGTCATTACTTCATGCCGTAAAGAAGCCGATCGAAAAAAACTCATGGAGCAAGGATTTGAATGTGTTCTACTTGATTTAGATAATCCTGAATCAGTTACTCATGCTGCACAAGAAGTATTGGCATTAACAGGGGGTAGGTTATACGCATTATTCAATAACGCTGGATTTGGTGTTTATGGACGATTAAATAGCATAAATCGTGAGCAGTTGGAATCACAATTTTCTACTAATTTTTTTGGTGTGCATCAGTTGACTCAGCTACTATTGCCAGCCATGTTATCACAAAATGTAGGTCGAATTATTCAAACAAGTTCAATTGTTGGTATTATAGCTACACCAGGTCGAGGCGCATACAGTGCAAGTAAATATGCATTAGAAGCTTGGTCTGATGTGTTACGATTAGAATTGAGTAATACAGGTATTAAAGTTTGTCTAATTGAGCCGGGTCCATTAAAAACCTATTTCTCTAATAATGTTAATCAAACAGAAAAAGAAAATATTGTGAAAAATCCGACAATTGCAAAACGTTTTACTCTGCCTCCTGAAGCTGTTTTGCCCTATCTGTTTCATGCATTAGAACATCCGAAACCAAGAATACGTTACAGGGTAACAAAAGTAACTAAAATTGCAGCTATTGCTAAACGTTTGCTTCCAGATAGATTAATGGATAAAATTTTAAAGAACAAATAATAACTCATCATATTACTAGGACATATTATGCAAAACCAATTCATTTTTGATGTTAATGAGCAAAATATTCAAGAGGTTATAGAAACCTCTTCTAAATATCCAGTGTTATTTTATTTTTGGTCTCCTAGAAGCCCAAATTATGAAGCAATGACACAAACATTAACTAATTTAGCAAATGAATATCATGGGCAGTTTGTATTAGCCAGTGTAAATTGTGATGAGCAGCAGATGTTAGCTGCACAATTTGGTTTACGCGCTATCCCAACTGTTTATTTATTTCAAAATGGACAACCTATTGATGGTTTTCAAGGTCCACAACCAGAAGAAACGATTAGAGCGTTTTTAGAGAAAGTTCTACCAAATGAAGATGAACTTAAATTGATTGAAGCACAAAATTTGTTTAATGAAGCCAAATATGAACAGGCTTTACCATTATTAAGACAAGCATGGAAAACATTAACCGATCATTTAGGTAAACCAAGAACAGATATCGCCTTAATGTTAGTTAAAGCTCAAATAGAACAAAAACAGCTTAGTGAAGCTAAAGAAGTATTAGCAACAATTCCTCTTCAAGATCAAGATTCTGATTTTCATGGATTGCAAGCTGAAATAGAATTGCTTGAGCAAGCAGCCAATTCACCTGAACTACAACAATTGCAAGCTGAACTTGCCAAACAACCTGATAATGTTGAACTTATGATTCAATTATCATCACAATTAATGCAAGTAGGGCGACATGAAGAAGCACTAGAATTGTTATTTAAACCATTAACTCATGATCTAAATGCTGGGGATGGACAGGTGAAAAAAACATTACTGGATCTTCTTGCTGCTCTTGGAACAAGTAATCCTTTAGCAAGTGCTTATCGCCGTAAACTTTATACACTTTTATATTAATTTTTATGAAACCAAAATATAAACGATTTTGTTTACGCATGTTAATGTGGTTATTTTCTAT
Proteins encoded:
- a CDS encoding 5'-methylthioadenosine/adenosylhomocysteine nucleosidase; translated protein: MKIAIIAAMEEEVAILKSKITHYHVERHLEYDFHLGQIANCEIVLLQSGIGKVAAASGTTLLLNNYKVDAVINTGSAGGLSSELNIGDIIVSKDVFYHDVDLTAFGYKPGQMSGCPVAFEADSKYQLLAKTCIKKHGVNAIEGSIGSGDAFINGKSNLERIRQTFPDAIAVEMEAAAIGHVCWLYKTPFVVVRAISDNGDSESAIDFQSFLKVAAAQSSLIVESMLSELA
- a CDS encoding SDR family oxidoreductase is translated as MQTIFITGCSSGIGLISAIALKKRGYRVITSCRKEADRKKLMEQGFECVLLDLDNPESVTHAAQEVLALTGGRLYALFNNAGFGVYGRLNSINREQLESQFSTNFFGVHQLTQLLLPAMLSQNVGRIIQTSSIVGIIATPGRGAYSASKYALEAWSDVLRLELSNTGIKVCLIEPGPLKTYFSNNVNQTEKENIVKNPTIAKRFTLPPEAVLPYLFHALEHPKPRIRYRVTKVTKIAAIAKRLLPDRLMDKILKNK
- a CDS encoding co-chaperone YbbN, with protein sequence MQNQFIFDVNEQNIQEVIETSSKYPVLFYFWSPRSPNYEAMTQTLTNLANEYHGQFVLASVNCDEQQMLAAQFGLRAIPTVYLFQNGQPIDGFQGPQPEETIRAFLEKVLPNEDELKLIEAQNLFNEAKYEQALPLLRQAWKTLTDHLGKPRTDIALMLVKAQIEQKQLSEAKEVLATIPLQDQDSDFHGLQAEIELLEQAANSPELQQLQAELAKQPDNVELMIQLSSQLMQVGRHEEALELLFKPLTHDLNAGDGQVKKTLLDLLAALGTSNPLASAYRRKLYTLLY